The Candidatus Eremiobacteraceae bacterium genome contains a region encoding:
- a CDS encoding tetratricopeptide repeat protein codes for MKVRSPFADGMRAFEQGHLDEAQSHFTEAALDPAFAPAALSKRGVCKVLAGDRAGARNDFEAALARDPRCAAALVNLGNLAQESGETDEARVRYEAAIKADANYAPAHHNLGVLYRVTGRIDESVRELRLAASLDARPKALMERFKGLFRRR; via the coding sequence ATGAAGGTGCGCTCCCCCTTCGCCGACGGCATGCGGGCGTTCGAACAAGGACATCTCGACGAGGCGCAGTCGCATTTCACCGAAGCCGCATTGGATCCGGCGTTTGCCCCCGCTGCCCTGTCGAAGCGCGGTGTGTGCAAAGTGCTGGCCGGCGATCGCGCGGGAGCACGCAACGATTTCGAGGCGGCGCTTGCGCGTGATCCGCGCTGCGCGGCCGCGCTCGTCAACCTCGGAAATCTCGCGCAAGAGTCGGGTGAGACCGATGAAGCGCGCGTCCGCTATGAAGCGGCAATCAAGGCCGACGCGAATTACGCGCCGGCGCATCACAATCTCGGGGTGCTCTATCGCGTGACCGGGCGCATCGACGAGAGCGTGCGCGAGCTGCGGCTGGCAGCCAGCCTCGACGCGCGTCCGAAAGCGCTGATGGAGCGCTTCAAAGGGCTTTTCCGG